A stretch of DNA from Pigmentibacter ruber:
GTTAAGTATTTTTCCCATTCTTCGCTATTTTCTAAGCAAATATTATTTTGAAATTCACATTTATTTTGATCAAGTTTAAACTTATTTCTATCAATCAAAGTTACTGAAATTTGCGGATCAATCCAATTCAATAATTTTGCACATAGTAATCCTAAAAAACCTGCTCCAAGAATTGCAACATTAATTTTATTTTCGTAACTTTGCTGAATATTTTTCCCAAATAAACCACATTTTTTTATTGCGTGAATACAAACAGATAAAGGCTCTAATGCAGCTGCTCTATCTAATTTAACTGAAAAAGGTAAAGGAATTAAATTCCATTCATTTACATTTAAAAACTCTGAAAAACCACCATGTCGGCGTGAACCATAATAATCATAGTTTTTGCATTGTACAAAAGCACGATTTAAACAAAAACTACAATTTTGGCATGGTATAAGAGGATAAACCGCAACATTATCTCCCACTTTAATATTTTTAACATTTTCTCCTATTGCAACAACTTCACCCGATAATTCGTGCCCCATAATAAGTGGATAAAAATAAGCACCATTGTCAAAGCTTCTAAAAATATCTGAAGAACAAACACCTGTTGCTGCAATTTTTATTTGACATTCATTGGGATTTGGAGAATTAATAGCAAAATCTTCTATTATTAGTTGTTTGTTAGAATGCAATACTACTGCTTTCATAGACTTCCTTTATTCAAAACAAATTACTGCGAAATTAAACTCAACCGTCAATTCAATTATAAATAAAAATTGAATTGATTTAATTATTAAGTTTAATCGATTTCTTTACTCTACCTTCAGTATGAGCTAGAACAAACATATATTTTATTGCTATTAGAATAGTCTTATAACGGCTAAAAAAATTAGATGCCCAACTAGAGACACCAAATTGACGGTCAGGAAACTTTACAGGTATTTCTTTTACTTCATAACCATATTTTATCGCATTATATAAAATATAAAGATCAAATGAAAAACCAACAGGCGGATCTGCGACTAGTTTTAATAACATCCTGGAAAAAACTTTTGGCTGAGCATTTATCTCATTCATTTTTAATCCCACAATTAGATAAACCATGAATTCAAAAATTCTACTCACCAAGACACTTTTCCAATCCCTTCCACTTCTTATTCCTTTTACCAATGTTAAAGATGAATAAGAGTCTTTTGCTAAGCTATATGCTCGAAAAGCATCGTCAGGGTCACATTGCAAATCTGCATGAGACCAGCCAACAAATTTTGCGGTAGTAGTTATTAAACCTTTCCAAACTCCAAACCCATATCCATTATTAGACTTGACAGTAACCACACGAAACCAATCTTTGTATTCAGTTTGCATAAGATGTTCTAAAACCTTACAGGAATCATCTAAACTTCCATTTTCTACTATTATTAATTGAAAATTATCCGGATTAAAACCCGATTTTTTGGCAGAAGAAACGACCTTAGAGATTAATGGCGCCAAAGATCTAGACTCATTATATGCAGGAATTACCAATTCAAAATCTAATTGATTTATCACCATGTCTTAATAACTTTCAATACTATTTTTGTTCAAATAATAATACATCTATTAACTAGTTCGCTGCAAAATTATAGCATAGATATCATAATTTTACAAACTTTTAGTAAACAAGAGAATTTCATAACTACGTTTCAATAAAGCTGTTACTATGATTTTATTCTTTCCATTGATTTTATTTAAATTATAAATTAATTTAGAATTTTGTTTAAATATTCAAATCTATTTTCAAGCCATGTTTTTATTTTTTCAAAATCTTCTATTTCAAATTTTTTTTCTGGTCTATTTTCCCAATACAGTAACTCTCGTTCATAAGCGTTGTTTGATTTTAAATGATTGTATTGTTGTTCTAAGCTTTTTACTAATATATTCTTTAATTTATTCTTATTATTTTTCCAATATTCAACATATTTAACTCTAAAATTATTTGTATTATTAGTTAAACATGCAAATAAACTACCATCACTCTTTAGTTCATCATCTGAAAAAGTACTTACATAGGAAAAACCTGATAACTCACCAAAAGCTCCTTCGCCAAAAAAAGAGGTATCTAAATCCCAGATAATAAAGTATACACGATCATTTTTAAAACCATTTTTATAGAATTCTTTTACCGTACCTTTTTCCAAGGAAACAAAGCAGTTATTAATAATATTGTCATATGCAT
This window harbors:
- a CDS encoding alcohol dehydrogenase catalytic domain-containing protein encodes the protein MKAVVLHSNKQLIIEDFAINSPNPNECQIKIAATGVCSSDIFRSFDNGAYFYPLIMGHELSGEVVAIGENVKNIKVGDNVAVYPLIPCQNCSFCLNRAFVQCKNYDYYGSRRHGGFSEFLNVNEWNLIPLPFSVKLDRAAALEPLSVCIHAIKKCGLFGKNIQQSYENKINVAILGAGFLGLLCAKLLNWIDPQISVTLIDRNKFKLDQNKCEFQNNICLENSEEWEKYLTRNSNQFSHVIESCGSPDTFRYTIQIAQPGGTIVWMGNIYSDLEIPKKMVSSILRKELVIKGTWNSNYDPEIPDNDWYDAINILKSGFDFENLISEKISLNELPLKLKQLFSHKSRESEFNTIKIFVIPSMSEERSCN
- a CDS encoding glycosyltransferase family 2 protein; this encodes MVINQLDFELVIPAYNESRSLAPLISKVVSSAKKSGFNPDNFQLIIVENGSLDDSCKVLEHLMQTEYKDWFRVVTVKSNNGYGFGVWKGLITTTAKFVGWSHADLQCDPDDAFRAYSLAKDSYSSLTLVKGIRSGRDWKSVLVSRIFEFMVYLIVGLKMNEINAQPKVFSRMLLKLVADPPVGFSFDLYILYNAIKYGYEVKEIPVKFPDRQFGVSSWASNFFSRYKTILIAIKYMFVLAHTEGRVKKSIKLNN